Proteins co-encoded in one Cytophaga hutchinsonii ATCC 33406 genomic window:
- a CDS encoding sugar-binding protein, producing MKQHLLKTIGLICLLCIFQTGQAQIGKCKGKYLGNIIAGNVPSTYTTYWNQVTSENASKWGSVEGTKGQYNFGGSDICYNWAKNNNGIFKYHTLIWGAQTPGWVSNTNTSAATIQAAIDPYFKAVRDHYAAMGGLKMIDVLNEPVNTPMPANLKAALTAGYKAEPANAGDLNNQYGWAIWCFQLARKHFPDAVLLINEYNIEMNWNNCRAPYIAMSIAIKNAPNLTDGKKNLIDGVGLQAHGINNLTAANFKACIDEIWNKTGLPIHITEFDQTADPNEAKQQAVYSTLIPVAWEHPHVAGITFWGYIQGQTWIGGNKQTGASGTDSGIIYANGTERPAMTWLKQYFASQASLSCCPAPGPFASCNNTNPSPVVSLTAPTNNTVYTEGDNITINATATITSGSISKVEFYNGTTLLGTDASSPYSYTITAAAAGTYPVTAKATSAANAVTTSTAINIQVAKPIYQTGSAPTIDGTVDGLWSNFPSTGITKNNTGTISSGTDLSGNWKAMWDASNLYVLVQVTDDVKRNDGGTDVYNDDGVEVYIDLGNTKATTYGTNDQQYTFRWNDVTAAYEINGHPVTGITKGISNTATGYIVEVSIPWSTIGGTASLNSFQGFEVMINDDDDGGAREGKLAWVASTDDTWSNPALMGTVVLKGLNCTVPAAAITASTATTFCSGGSVVLNAGTGTGYSYVWKNGTAVITGATGSSYTATASGSYTVTVTNPGGCSATSAGTTVTVNALPVLTQYAQVDGGTWNQVSGATVCAGSSVVLGPQPTVNTGWSWTGPNGYSASTREITLTGVTPTQGGIYTASYTDGNTCKSTSVFTLTVTALPAAAITTSTPTTFCAGGSTTLTASSGASYKWLNGTVAITGATAQTYTATAAGSYTVEVTNAGNCKASSAATVVTVTALPAAAITTSTPTTFCAGGSTTLTAGSGASYKWMNGTVAITGATAQTYTATAAGSYTVEVTNAGNCKATSAATVVTVTALPTATITATGSTTIPQGGSVVLQANAGSALTYKWFNGTVAITGATAQSYTATNAGSYTVEVTNAGNCKARSAAATVSVVANQPSVITITSPAPNAAVTGAIDISVNITDADGSITLVEFLAGDDVIGTAAAAPYTYTWDTPTAGSHTITVRVTDSNGGVTTSGPVTVTSESITTGVQALNTLNAAVYPNPSNGIVFIDTDADLSDASFTLIDVLGKEGTVSSTATGNGAMIDVSSLAGGTYVLIVKKDTSVIRKKITVIR from the coding sequence ATGAAACAACATCTTCTAAAAACAATTGGCCTGATCTGCCTGCTGTGCATATTTCAAACCGGGCAAGCGCAGATTGGTAAATGCAAAGGTAAATACTTAGGAAACATCATTGCCGGTAACGTGCCGAGTACGTATACAACCTATTGGAATCAGGTGACTTCCGAAAATGCTTCTAAATGGGGATCTGTAGAGGGGACTAAGGGGCAATATAACTTTGGAGGTTCTGATATCTGTTATAACTGGGCAAAAAATAACAATGGCATATTTAAATATCACACCCTTATTTGGGGAGCGCAAACTCCTGGTTGGGTATCAAATACGAATACAAGTGCTGCAACTATACAAGCTGCTATTGATCCATACTTTAAAGCTGTAAGAGACCATTACGCGGCTATGGGAGGTTTGAAAATGATCGATGTATTAAATGAACCTGTCAATACTCCTATGCCAGCCAATTTGAAAGCAGCACTTACAGCAGGATACAAAGCTGAACCAGCTAATGCAGGTGATTTGAATAATCAATATGGATGGGCAATATGGTGCTTTCAATTAGCGAGAAAACATTTTCCGGATGCCGTATTGTTAATCAATGAATATAACATTGAAATGAATTGGAATAACTGCAGAGCACCTTATATAGCCATGTCAATAGCTATAAAGAATGCACCAAATCTTACAGATGGTAAGAAAAATTTAATTGACGGAGTAGGGTTGCAGGCACACGGCATTAATAATTTAACAGCTGCTAACTTCAAGGCTTGTATAGACGAAATCTGGAACAAAACCGGCCTGCCTATTCATATTACAGAATTTGATCAGACAGCTGATCCAAATGAAGCGAAACAACAGGCTGTTTATTCAACGTTGATTCCGGTTGCATGGGAACATCCGCATGTTGCAGGTATTACATTCTGGGGATATATTCAGGGGCAAACCTGGATTGGAGGAAACAAACAAACAGGCGCCAGCGGTACGGATTCAGGAATCATTTATGCAAACGGAACCGAACGTCCGGCTATGACCTGGCTGAAACAATATTTCGCTTCTCAGGCGAGTTTATCCTGCTGTCCGGCTCCAGGGCCTTTCGCGTCGTGTAACAATACCAATCCTTCGCCGGTAGTATCGCTTACCGCGCCTACAAACAATACAGTTTATACAGAAGGTGATAATATAACGATCAATGCCACGGCAACGATCACAAGCGGGAGCATTTCCAAAGTAGAATTTTATAACGGAACAACGTTGTTGGGTACAGATGCAAGTTCACCATACAGCTATACAATCACAGCTGCAGCAGCAGGTACCTATCCGGTCACTGCCAAAGCAACGAGTGCAGCCAATGCAGTAACAACGAGCACGGCAATAAACATTCAGGTAGCAAAACCTATTTACCAGACCGGTTCTGCACCCACAATCGATGGAACCGTTGACGGCTTATGGAGCAATTTTCCATCCACAGGTATCACAAAAAACAATACCGGTACGATCAGCTCAGGTACAGATCTGTCGGGTAACTGGAAAGCGATGTGGGATGCGTCTAATCTGTATGTATTGGTTCAGGTAACCGATGATGTGAAGCGCAACGATGGGGGAACGGATGTATACAACGACGATGGCGTTGAAGTATACATTGATCTGGGCAACACCAAAGCAACGACATACGGCACCAACGACCAGCAGTACACGTTCCGCTGGAACGATGTTACAGCGGCCTATGAGATCAACGGACATCCGGTAACAGGAATAACCAAAGGCATCAGCAATACAGCAACCGGTTATATTGTGGAGGTGAGCATCCCTTGGTCTACCATTGGCGGTACGGCTTCATTAAATTCATTCCAGGGCTTTGAAGTCATGATCAATGATGACGATGACGGAGGAGCAAGAGAAGGTAAGCTTGCCTGGGTTGCGTCTACAGATGATACGTGGAGCAATCCGGCTTTAATGGGAACAGTTGTATTAAAAGGATTGAATTGTACGGTACCGGCAGCAGCGATAACGGCAAGCACGGCAACCACATTCTGCTCCGGAGGCAGTGTAGTATTGAATGCAGGTACAGGCACCGGATACAGCTATGTATGGAAGAACGGTACAGCAGTAATCACAGGAGCGACAGGATCTTCTTATACAGCCACCGCATCGGGCAGTTATACGGTAACAGTAACAAACCCGGGCGGCTGTTCAGCAACCTCAGCAGGGACTACGGTGACGGTAAATGCCTTACCGGTTTTAACGCAGTATGCACAGGTAGATGGCGGAACCTGGAACCAGGTATCAGGCGCAACGGTGTGTGCTGGCTCTTCGGTTGTACTGGGGCCTCAGCCGACAGTAAATACAGGCTGGAGCTGGACAGGTCCGAACGGTTACAGTGCATCGACCAGAGAGATTACGTTAACTGGAGTTACACCAACACAAGGAGGTATTTATACGGCAAGTTATACAGATGGAAATACGTGTAAATCAACTTCTGTATTTACGTTAACGGTAACTGCACTGCCGGCCGCAGCGATTACGACAAGTACACCGACAACATTCTGCGCAGGCGGCAGCACAACACTGACAGCAAGTTCAGGTGCATCCTACAAATGGCTGAACGGCACGGTCGCAATCACAGGAGCAACTGCACAGACCTATACCGCAACAGCCGCGGGAAGCTATACGGTTGAAGTAACGAATGCGGGTAACTGCAAAGCAAGCTCAGCAGCAACAGTAGTAACAGTAACTGCACTACCGGCCGCAGCGATTACGACAAGTACACCGACAACATTCTGCGCAGGCGGCAGCACAACACTGACAGCAGGTTCAGGTGCATCCTACAAATGGATGAACGGCACGGTCGCAATCACAGGAGCAACCGCACAGACCTATACCGCAACAGCCGCCGGAAGCTATACCGTTGAAGTAACGAATGCGGGTAACTGCAAAGCTACTTCAGCAGCAACAGTAGTAACAGTAACTGCACTGCCAACTGCTACAATCACAGCAACTGGTTCAACAACGATTCCTCAGGGCGGAAGTGTAGTATTACAGGCGAATGCAGGTTCAGCTTTGACCTACAAATGGTTCAACGGCACGGTCGCAATCACAGGAGCAACCGCACAGAGCTATACAGCAACGAACGCGGGAAGCTATACGGTTGAAGTAACAAATGCGGGTAACTGCAAAGCAAGGTCAGCAGCAGCAACAGTAAGCGTGGTTGCAAATCAGCCATCTGTTATTACAATTACTTCACCGGCACCGAATGCTGCAGTAACAGGAGCGATCGATATTTCGGTGAATATCACAGATGCGGATGGTAGCATAACCCTTGTAGAGTTTTTAGCAGGCGATGATGTAATCGGCACAGCAGCAGCAGCGCCGTATACGTACACATGGGACACTCCAACGGCAGGTTCTCATACAATTACGGTTCGGGTAACAGACAGTAACGGAGGAGTCACAACTTCTGGACCGGTAACAGTTACATCGGAATCCATCACAACAGGCGTGCAGGCATTGAATACATTGAATGCAGCTGTATATCCGAATCCATCAAACGGCATCGTATTTATTGATACAGATGCAGACTTATCAGATGCAAGCTTTACACTGATAGATGTGTTGGGTAAAGAAGGAACTGTTTCTTCAACAGCAACCGGCAACGGAGCGATGATAGATGTAAGCAGTCTGGCGGGTGGCACTTATGTGCTGATCGTTAAAAAAGATACTTCAGTGATTCGGAAAAAAATCACTGTAATCCGGTAA
- a CDS encoding sugar-binding protein: MGNFLRSSISQQNFKSLIDVFIKARVLLCLSILLFYGNNVIAQLSNQPGTNGIQTYVNPILPGDHPDQTLMRVGANFYSTGSNFHFTPYLPILHSTDLMHWEVIARVIPPTSSIPNNDTPSGGTWQGALAQFNNKFWVYFSNNAGGGQYFCNATNMAGPWSAPVKVNTNTGVYGYDNSIFVDDDGTPYMLLKNGQDLNGLQKLGMDGQPSGQALNMNWINANGHPYSWAEGPVMCKRNGRYYMFVAGNVTGGQYVLSSAKLSNVESDWTRHGNFWQTSTGSGGFTGPNHVTQPIKLDDGTWWCLSHAYDNGGWEGQGRQSHLHQVIWDGNGVPKGVPVSVNPVQGPNLPSSNIDYEFIRSDYFESTTLSLNWHFLSKVYANASKYSLSERPGYMRLKPGSGYTHLLQKDKGKYYSLTTKVDLNATANGQQAGIRMTSGNDDVTFTLYTGYNNGKKIGMAFQGVTTEVNNAIGTTVWLRVERALHILTCYYSADGLVWTQLGTKDVSNMDKSQTDYNKWVGTSVGLYASAASADFDQFSYRYGFVPVRVEGRNNWYGVTFATRTPGRVVTNSTSGDWLMLAGVDLGSGSRVTTGIEINASSANSNGSLEVWLDNIGGTGTKVSTITIPNTGGNDVWTNVTGSFNSSGQHDVYLRWVGGANSFSVNTIRFLSGAAVPVPVVTLTAPVNNTVYTEGDNITINATATITSGSISKVEFYNGTTLLGTDASSPYSYTITAAAAGTYPVTAKATSAANAVTTSTAINIQVAKPIYQTGSAPTIDGTVDGLWSNFPSTGITKNNTGTISSGTDLSGNWKAMWDASNLYVLVQVTDDVKRNDGGTDVYNDDGVEVYIDLGNTKATTYGTNDQQYTFRWNDVTAAYEINGHPVTGITKGISNTATGYIVEVSIPWSTIGGTASLNSFQGFEVMINDDDDGGAREGKLAWVASTDDTWSNPALMGTVVLKGLNCTVPAAAITASTATTFCSGGSVVLNAGTGTGYSYVWKNGTATIAGATNSGYTATASGSYTVTVTNPGGCSATSAGTTVTVNALPVLTQYAQVDGGTWNQVSGATVCAGSSVVLGPQPTVNTGWSWTGPNGYSASTREITLTGVTPTQGGIYTASYTDGNTCKSTSVFTLTVTALPAAAITTSTPTTFCAGGSTTLTASSGASYKWLNGTVAITGATAQTYTATAAGSYTVEVTNAGNCKATSAAAVVTVTALPTATITATGSTTIPQGGSVVLQANAGSALTYKWFNGTVAITGATAQTYTATAAGSYTVEVTNAGNCKATSAAATVSVVANQPSVITITSPAPNAAVTGAIDISVNITDADGNITLVEFLAGDDVIGTAAAAPYTYTWDTPTAGSHTITVRVTDSNGGVTTSAPVTVTSESITTGVQALNTLNAAVYPNPSNGIVFIDTDADLSDASFTLIDVLGKEGTVSSTATGNGAMIDVSSLAGGTYVLIIKQDHSILRKKITVIK; the protein is encoded by the coding sequence ATGGGAAATTTTCTACGAAGCTCAATTAGTCAGCAGAATTTTAAATCACTTATTGATGTATTCATAAAAGCCAGAGTGCTCCTTTGTCTTTCAATACTTCTATTTTATGGAAACAATGTGATTGCTCAACTTTCAAATCAACCAGGTACGAATGGCATCCAAACCTATGTGAATCCCATTCTTCCCGGTGATCATCCGGATCAGACATTGATGCGCGTGGGTGCTAATTTTTATTCTACCGGTTCTAATTTTCATTTTACACCGTATCTGCCGATTCTTCATTCAACAGATTTGATGCACTGGGAAGTAATTGCACGTGTAATTCCGCCAACATCCAGCATTCCTAATAATGATACACCTTCCGGAGGTACCTGGCAAGGGGCCTTAGCTCAATTTAATAATAAGTTTTGGGTATATTTTTCGAATAACGCAGGTGGCGGACAATATTTCTGTAACGCAACAAACATGGCTGGTCCATGGTCTGCACCGGTAAAAGTAAATACAAATACAGGCGTGTATGGCTATGACAACTCTATTTTTGTGGATGATGACGGAACTCCTTATATGCTGTTGAAAAACGGACAGGATCTGAATGGTCTTCAAAAATTAGGTATGGATGGACAACCATCCGGACAAGCTTTGAACATGAACTGGATCAATGCAAATGGCCATCCATACAGCTGGGCAGAAGGCCCGGTGATGTGTAAACGCAATGGACGCTATTATATGTTTGTAGCTGGTAACGTAACAGGCGGACAATATGTATTGAGTTCTGCAAAACTTTCGAATGTAGAATCCGATTGGACGCGACATGGTAATTTCTGGCAAACTTCAACAGGTTCCGGTGGTTTTACAGGTCCCAACCATGTTACACAACCCATAAAATTAGACGACGGAACATGGTGGTGCCTTTCGCATGCCTACGATAACGGAGGCTGGGAAGGACAAGGCAGACAAAGTCATCTGCACCAGGTTATATGGGATGGAAATGGCGTGCCTAAAGGCGTTCCGGTAAGTGTTAATCCGGTACAGGGGCCAAATCTGCCAAGCAGTAATATTGATTATGAATTCATCCGGTCTGATTATTTTGAATCTACAACATTAAGTTTGAATTGGCATTTTTTAAGTAAGGTCTATGCCAATGCATCTAAATATAGTTTAAGCGAACGCCCGGGCTATATGCGTCTAAAACCGGGAAGCGGCTACACCCATCTATTACAAAAAGATAAAGGGAAATATTATTCATTAACTACAAAGGTAGATCTGAATGCTACTGCCAATGGGCAACAAGCAGGTATCCGAATGACCAGCGGTAATGACGATGTCACCTTTACATTATATACAGGCTATAACAACGGTAAAAAAATTGGCATGGCGTTTCAAGGCGTAACAACTGAAGTTAACAATGCCATTGGTACTACGGTATGGCTGCGCGTAGAGCGTGCCCTGCATATACTGACATGTTACTACAGCGCAGATGGTTTAGTGTGGACACAGCTAGGAACAAAGGATGTATCTAATATGGATAAATCACAAACCGATTATAATAAATGGGTGGGTACTTCTGTAGGTCTTTATGCATCTGCTGCATCTGCTGATTTCGATCAGTTTTCATACCGGTATGGTTTTGTACCGGTTCGTGTAGAAGGAAGAAACAACTGGTATGGTGTAACATTTGCAACCAGAACACCTGGTCGCGTAGTAACAAATAGTACATCCGGAGATTGGCTTATGCTGGCTGGCGTTGACTTAGGTTCGGGCAGCAGAGTTACTACAGGTATTGAAATAAATGCATCTTCAGCAAATAGCAATGGAAGCCTTGAAGTATGGCTCGATAACATTGGTGGTACAGGAACAAAAGTATCCACAATAACGATTCCGAATACAGGAGGTAATGATGTATGGACGAATGTAACGGGAAGTTTTAATTCTTCGGGTCAACATGATGTGTATTTAAGATGGGTTGGCGGTGCAAATAGTTTCAGTGTGAATACCATCCGTTTTTTATCCGGAGCAGCGGTGCCCGTTCCGGTAGTAACGCTTACAGCACCTGTAAATAATACAGTGTATACGGAAGGTGATAATATAACGATCAATGCCACGGCAACGATCACAAGCGGGAGCATTTCCAAAGTAGAATTTTATAACGGAACAACGTTGTTGGGTACAGATGCAAGTTCACCATACAGCTATACAATCACAGCAGCAGCAGCAGGAACATATCCGGTCACTGCCAAAGCAACGAGTGCAGCCAATGCAGTAACAACGAGCACGGCAATAAACATTCAGGTAGCAAAACCTATTTACCAGACCGGTTCTGCACCCACAATCGATGGAACCGTTGACGGCTTGTGGAGCAATTTTCCATCCACAGGTATCACAAAAAACAATACCGGTACGATCAGCTCAGGTACAGATCTGTCGGGTAACTGGAAAGCGATGTGGGATGCGTCTAATCTGTATGTGCTTGTTCAGGTAACCGATGATGTGAAGCGCAACGATGGTGGAACGGATGTGTACAACGACGATGGCGTTGAAGTATACATTGATCTGGGCAATACCAAAGCAACGACATACGGCACCAACGACCAGCAGTACACGTTCCGCTGGAACGATGTTACAGCGGCCTACGAGATCAACGGACATCCGGTAACAGGAATAACCAAAGGCATCAGCAATACAGCAACCGGTTATATTGTGGAGGTGAGCATCCCTTGGTCTACCATTGGCGGCACGGCTTCATTAAATTCATTCCAGGGCTTTGAAGTCATGATCAATGATGACGATGACGGAGGAGCAAGAGAAGGTAAGCTTGCCTGGGTTGCGTCTACAGATGATACGTGGAGCAATCCGGCTTTAATGGGAACAGTTGTATTAAAAGGATTGAATTGTACGGTACCGGCAGCAGCGATAACGGCAAGCACGGCAACCACATTCTGCTCCGGAGGCAGTGTAGTATTGAATGCAGGTACAGGCACCGGATACAGCTATGTATGGAAGAACGGTACAGCAACAATAGCAGGAGCGACAAATTCAGGTTATACAGCCACCGCATCGGGCAGTTATACGGTAACAGTAACAAACCCGGGCGGCTGTTCAGCAACCTCAGCAGGGACTACGGTGACGGTAAATGCCTTACCGGTTTTAACGCAGTATGCACAGGTAGATGGCGGAACCTGGAACCAGGTATCAGGCGCAACGGTGTGTGCTGGCTCTTCGGTTGTACTGGGGCCTCAGCCGACAGTAAATACAGGCTGGAGCTGGACAGGTCCGAACGGTTACAGTGCATCGACCAGAGAGATTACGTTAACTGGAGTTACACCAACACAAGGAGGTATTTATACGGCAAGTTATACAGATGGAAATACGTGTAAATCAACTTCTGTATTTACGTTAACGGTAACTGCACTGCCGGCCGCAGCGATTACGACAAGTACACCGACAACATTCTGCGCAGGCGGCAGCACAACACTGACAGCAAGTTCAGGTGCATCCTACAAATGGCTGAACGGCACGGTCGCAATCACAGGAGCAACTGCACAGACCTATACCGCAACAGCCGCGGGAAGCTATACCGTTGAGGTAACGAATGCGGGTAACTGCAAAGCTACTTCAGCAGCAGCAGTAGTAACAGTAACTGCACTGCCAACTGCTACAATCACAGCAACTGGTTCAACAACGATTCCTCAGGGCGGAAGTGTAGTATTACAGGCGAATGCAGGTTCAGCTTTGACCTACAAATGGTTCAACGGCACGGTCGCAATCACAGGAGCAACAGCACAGACCTATACCGCAACAGCGGCGGGAAGCTATACGGTTGAAGTAACAAATGCGGGTAACTGCAAAGCAACTTCAGCAGCAGCAACGGTAAGCGTGGTTGCAAATCAGCCATCGGTTATTACAATTACTTCACCGGCACCGAATGCTGCAGTAACAGGAGCGATTGATATTTCGGTGAATATCACAGATGCGGATGGGAATATAACCCTTGTAGAGTTTTTAGCAGGCGATGATGTAATCGGCACAGCAGCAGCAGCGCCGTATACGTACACATGGGACACTCCAACGGCAGGATCTCATACGATTACGGTTCGAGTAACAGACAGTAACGGAGGCGTCACAACTTCGGCACCGGTAACAGTTACATCGGAATCCATCACAACAGGCGTGCAGGCATTGAATACATTGAATGCAGCTGTATATCCGAATCCATCAAACGGCATCGTATTTATTGATACAGATGCAGACTTATCAGATGCAAGCTTTACACTGATAGATGTGTTGGGTAAAGAAGGAACTGTTTCTTCAACAGCAACCGGAAACGGAGCGATGATAGATGTGAGCAGTCTGGCGGGTGGCACTTATGTGCTGATTATCAAACAGGATCATTCAATTCTGAGAAAGAAAATTACAGTAATCAAGTAG